From one Clupea harengus unplaced genomic scaffold, Ch_v2.0.2, whole genome shotgun sequence genomic stretch:
- the LOC122131826 gene encoding chloride transport protein 6-like produces the protein MACCRSCLCCQCCCRDTETRTPEELTILGETREEEDEILPRKDYESLDYDRCINETYMDALEGMDNKRAKKYEVVKWMLVFAIGVSIGLVGLFVDFFVRLFTQLKFSVVGNSVEECSEKGCLALSLLELLAFNMTFILIASVLVLVEPVAAGSGIPEIKSYLNGVKVPGIVRLRTFVCKVVGVLFAVAGGLFVGKEGPMIHSGAIIGAGLPQFQSITFKKIQFHFPYFRSDRDKRDFVSAGAAAGVAAAFGAPIGGTLFSLEEGSSFWNQALTWKVLFCSMSATFTLNFFRSGINYNKWGSFQLPGLLNFGEFKVNVCVCVCVCVCVCNKARQVCLKECFSICHSVWLSSV, from the exons ATGGCGTGTTGCAGGAGCtgtttgtgttgtcagtgcTGCTGCAGGGATACGGAAACCAGGACGCCAGAGGAGCTG ACCATCCTTGGAGAgaccagagaagaagaagatgagatCTTGCCCAGGAAAGATTACGAG aGCTTGGACTATGACCGCTGTATCAACGAGACATATATGGATGCGCTGGAGGGAATGGACAATAAG aGAGCCAAGAAGTATGAAGTGGTGAAGTGGATGCTGGTGTTTGCTATAGGAGTGTCAATAGGTCTG GTTGGCCTGTTTGTGGATTTCTTTGTCCGCCTCTTCACCCAGCTCAAGTTCAGTGTGGTTGGGAACT CTGTGGAGGAGTGCAGTGAGAAGGGCTGCCTGGCACTAtcgctgctggagctgctggcctTCAACATGACCTTCATCCTCATCGCCAGCGTCCTCGTGCTCGTCGAG CCTGTGGCTGCAGGCTCCGGGATCCCTGAGATCAAGAGCTACCTGAACGGTGTGAAGGTCCCGGGGATTGTGCGTCTGCGCACGTTTGTGTGTAAGGTGGTGGGAGTGCTGTTCGCCGTGGCTGGAG GTCTGTTCGTGGGGAAGGAGGGGCCAATGATCCACAGCGGCGCTATCATTGGAGCAGGCCTGCCTCAG TTCCAAAGCATCACCTTTAAGAAGATCCAGTTTCACTTCCCATACTTTCGCAGTGATCG GGATAAGCGGGACTTTGTGTCGGCGGGGGCAGCGGCGGGCGTGGCGGCTGCTTTCGGGGCGCCCATCGGGGGGACGCTCTTCAGTCTGGAGGAGGGGTCGTCCTTCTGGAACCAGGCGCTCACATGGAAAGTG tTGTTCTGCTCCATGTCGGCTACCTTCACTTTGAACTTCTTCCGCTCGGGGATCAACTACAACAAGTGGGGCTCCTTCCAGCTTCCAGGCCTGCTCAACTTTGGCGAGTTTAaggtaaacgtgtgtgtgtgtgtgtgtgtttgtgtgtgtgtttgtaacaaggcaaggcaagtttgtCTAAAAGAGTGCTTTTCTATATGCCACTCTGTATGGCTGTCGAGTGTTTAA